One region of Salvelinus namaycush isolate Seneca chromosome 3, SaNama_1.0, whole genome shotgun sequence genomic DNA includes:
- the LOC120032281 gene encoding RNA-binding protein 27-like isoform X2: MIIENVEALKSWLAKLLEPICDADPSALANYVVALVKKDKPEKELKALCADQLDVFLQKETTEFVDKLFECLTTKNYLGNPLAKEVPKEDTKLPVLKQEAVEVENVEEDRGDNRRRRSPLRNRSDFNETRGRDDRRRDDRKRRDMDRHGKSTDSHRDRHDRRGGNSRGRSYSRSRSRSRSGSRGMSRDKEHSRGRDYRSKFEVERKEPESFNSTSGSLGTQQQQQHQQQHQHPPPLLPTPQQHPFPSSAGQAVPSSVTVVAPAHLPDSTTESWSNYYSNHREGKLFNKSTSVKHRCRDYDEKGFCVRGDLCPFDHGNDPLIVDDVTLPAMIPFPPPGMPPPARMAMPPMTEPPPAIRMPMPPHGQPPPPGIFPMPPPGPPLIPASGIDTPNNSGASSASSLGPPGVGPPPPLPPPPPSSSVSLHPQYSQSEYNYDPEAYNPESPGITAASRPQYRQFIPRIQTQRPNLIGLTSGDGQGSRAANIVIQTEPAVASVPSSVSRYSSTEQESRKRPLGPTEGQLPKKPWMDKSNYQANNQLNFPNNKPQHGGFPKKNHYVNTKLEVRKIPRDLNNITKLNEHFSKFGTIVNIQVVFGGDPEAALIQYTANEEARRAISSIEAVLNNRFIRVYWHREANTQQQGQSMGQGQGDGPSQSSAMGQQQPNVHKVIKQHSPGAYVLNNKTVPKHCHGVGALAGDKLDSLHPSADTAAALLASTGALQKGPYMSTVLKATSKSLGKTAKALEELEVLKKKQETLKLQQDMRKKKQEMLEKQIECQKALINRLEKNRATLKPEERANLMKTLKDLTDKISQLQNEMSPASHSTAQSKTKIDKQKELLDAELDFHKKMSSGEDTTDLKQKLGQLQVEATRLGLIPTGRGKVDDPIGVRGRGRGRGRGRGRGRGRRGGGNHMVVDHRPRAIAIMGVTQEEKEELMPHFVKFGEIQELHDQDATSVVMTFKTRSEAENAANQGAKFKGRVLQISWHKPKTPSVSTEPEEESLKDEANKEQVGPYLLMEEDDDEDDEYESRSWRR; encoded by the exons ATGATCATAGAAAATGTGGAAGCTTTGAAGTCGTGGCTCGCAAAACTCCTGGAGCCAAT ATGTGATGCTGACCCCTCTGCTTTAGCCAACTATGTTGTGGCTTTGGTAAAGAAGGACAAACCTGAGAAAGAGCTGAAAGCACTTTGTGCAGATCAACTGGATGTCTTCTTACAAAAAG AAACCACCGAATTTGTTGATAAGCTCTTTGAATGTTTGACCACCAAAAACTACTTGGGTAATCCACTTGCTAAGGAAGTTCCCAAAGAGGACACCAAACTCCCTGTACTAAAACAGGAGGCTGTGGAG GTTGAAAATGTAGAAGAGGATAGGGGGGATAACAGGAGGAGAAGAAGTCCACTGAGAAACCGCTCTGACTTCAACGAGACAAG GGGCCGTGATGACCGCAGACGAGACGACCGCAAGCGGCGTGACATGGACCGTCACGGTAAAAGCACAGATTCCCACCGCGATAGGCATGACCGGCGCGGAGGCAACTCTCGTGGGCGCAGCTACAGCCGCAGCAGGAGCCGCAGCCGAAGTGGGAGCCGAGGCATGAGCAGGGACAAGGAGCACAGCAGAGGGAGAG ATTACAGGTCAAAGTTTGAAGTGGAGAGGAAGGAGCCTGAGAGTTTCAACTCCACCTCTGGGTCCCTGGGTacccaacaacagcagcaacaccAGCAGCAACACCAGCATCCGCCACCTCTCCTGCCAACCCCCCAGCAGCACCCGTTCCCCTCCTCTGCTGGCCAAGCTGTCCCCAGCTCTGTTACCGTGGTAGCGCCCGCTCACCTGCCCGACAGCACCACGGAGAGCTGGTCTAATTACTACTCCAATCACAGGGAGGGCAAGCTGTTCAACAAGAGCACTTCAGTCAAGCACCGCTGTCGCGACTACGACG AGAAAGGTTTCTGTGTGCGTGGTGACCTCTGTCCCTTTGACCACGGCAATGATCCTCTGATTGTGGACGACGTCACGCTGCCCGCCATGATCCCGTTTCCCCCACCTGGCATGCCACCACCGGCCCGGATGGCCATGCCACCCATGACCGAGCCGCCCCCTGCCATCAGGATGCCCATGCCCCCCCACGGCCAGCCGCCCCCACCGGGCATCTTCCCTATGCCTCCTCCTG GGCCCCCATTAATACCAGCAAGTGGGATAGATACTCCCAACAACTCAGGAGCGAGTTCTGCGTCCTCTCTGGGACCGCCTGGAGTGGGACCTCCAccacctcttcctccaccacctccatctTCTTCAGTCTCTCTACACCCCCAATATTCTCAGTCAGAAT ATAATTACGACCCAGAGGCCTACAACCCAGAGTCTCCAGGCATCACTGCAGCCAGCCGGCCCCAGTACAGGCAGTTCATCCCCCGCATCCAGACCCAGAGACCCAACCTGATTGGCCTCACTTCCGGAGATGGCCAGGGATCCAGAG CAGCTAACATAGTGATCCAGACAGAGCCGGCAGTGGCCAGTGTTCCCAGCAGTGTGTCCCGCTACAGCAGCACCGAGCAGGAGAGCAGGAAGAGGCCCCTGGGGCCCACAGAGGGCCAGCTGCCCAAAAAACCCTGGATGGACaa GTCAAACTACCAGGCCAACAACCAACTCAACTTCCCCAACAACAAGCCCCAACACGGTGGCTTCCCCAAGAAGAATCACTATGTCAACACTAAGCTGGAAGTTCGCAAAATCCCCCGAGATCTCAACAACATCACCAAATTGAATGAACACTTTAGCAAGTTTGGTACCATCGTGAATATTCAG GTGGTGTTTGGTGGTGACCCAGAGGCAGCTCTGATCCAGTACACAGCCAACGAAGAGGCACGGCGGGCCATCTCCAGCATTGAGGCGGTGCTCAACAACCGCTTCATCCGTGTGTACTGGCACCGAGAGGCCAACACCCAGCAGCAGGGACAGAGCATGGGTCAGGGTCAGGGGGACGGACCGAGCCAGAGCTCTGCCATGGGGCAACAGCAACCCAACGTCCACAAG GTGATAAAGCAGCACAGTCCCGGGGCCTATGTGCTGAATAATAAGACGGTGCCCAAACATTGCCACGGTGTTGGGGCTTTGGCCGGGGACAAACTGGACTCCCTGCACCCCAGCGCGGACACTGCAGCA GCACTCCTGGCCTCCACTGGGGCCCTTCAGAAGGGACCCTACATGTCCACAGTCCTCAAGGCAACATCCAAGTCACTTGGTAAAACTGCCAAAGCACTTGAAGAACtcgaggtcttgaaaaagaagcaG GAGACATTGAAGTTGCAACAGGACATGAGGAAAAAAAAGCAGGAGATGCTTGAGAAACAGATTGAATGCCAGAAG GCTCTAATAAACAGACTTGAAAAGAACCGGGCCACATTGAAGCCAGAGGAGAGGGCCAACCTTATGAAGACTCTCAAGGATCTGACCGACAAGATCTCCCAGCTCCAGAACGAGATGAGCCCAGCCTCCCACTCCACGGCCCAGTCCAAGACCAAGATAGAT AAACAAAAGGAGCTTCTGGATGCAGAGCTTGATTTCCACAAGAAGATGAGTTCTGGAGAGGACACAACAGACCTGAAGCAGAAACTGGGCCAGCTGCAGGTTGAG GCCACGCGGTTGGGCTTGATACCGACCGGGCGGGGAAAGGTGGACGATCCAATAGGCGTCAGGGGCAGGGGCCGAGGCCGAGGAAGGGGcaggggacggggacggggacgcAGAGGAGGGGGCAATCACATGGTGGTGGACCACAGGCCCCGGGCCATCGCCATCATGGGAGTCAcacaggaagagaaggaggagctGATGCCTCACTTTGTG AAATTTGGTGAGATACAGGAGCTTCATGATCAGGATGCTACCAGCGTTGTCATGACGTTCAAGACCCGAAGTGAAGCAGAGAAT GCTGCAAACCAAGGAGCAAAGTTCAAAGGTCGCGTTCTACAGATTTCATGGCACAAGCCGAAGACTCCATCCGTGTCCACAGAGCCTGAAGAGGAGTCGTTGAAGGATGAGGCCAATAAG GAGCAAGTCGGCCCCTACCTGCTTATGGAGGAAGACGACGATGAGGATGACGAGTACGAGAGTCGTTCATGGAGGCGATGA